A segment of the Streptococcus chenjunshii genome:
GTCTGCCAGTTCCCAGGAAGCCTGTGGAGCTCTCCGGCGGGCATGTTCTTGATGCTGAAGGCAAAGTCTATGATAAGCCGTTTCAGGACGGGATTGCTCGTACACTTGCTTGTCTGGAAGGAAAAAGGGTTGATTTAGCTGTCCTTCAGTCCAGAAGTCCATCCTGCGGTGTCCATCAGATTTATGATGGCTCCTTTTCCGGTAAGAAAAAAGCAGGGAGCGGCCTTTTTGCTCAAAAGCTTAAGGACCTTGGGTATCAGGTTCTCGATGCTGAAGATATGAATCAAATGAAAGGAAAA
Coding sequences within it:
- a CDS encoding DUF523 domain-containing protein, with product MENKSCILVSACLLGENCKYNGGNNYNQQVVDFVSDKEVIAVCPEVAGGLPVPRKPVELSGGHVLDAEGKVYDKPFQDGIARTLACLEGKRVDLAVLQSRSPSCGVHQIYDGSFSGKKKAGSGLFAQKLKDLGYQVLDAEDMNQMKGKR